A region from the Oceanidesulfovibrio marinus genome encodes:
- a CDS encoding ExeA family protein, with amino-acid sequence MYLNYYGLDKEPFHITPDPEFLFLSPSHKEALGAILYGVEKRKGFISITGEIGMGKTTVVRAFIDECDQSRNRLVYIFNTGVDFVSLLRMLIEELSPETAIEPGADESRLLDQLQRILIEEYSAGRTVVLVIDDAQAMPVQTLEQLRLLSNLETSKDKLLQIVLVGQPELEQKLESAELRQLRQRIAVRAVIRPLTARESRDYIQHRLALAGGKGAAIFSAGALKSIVRFAKGAPRLLNIICDNALIAGFAEQQSSITRKLIRHVIRDYQARSTVRTTWIRRPATALAGLALVILAVVMLGSNISLSSQQTQLSDRNQPLLPAAGATAVSSASPVSPAAPAVAVEAAKPASKSVEKAAEPETVPPAGRQGGLAASLAQQQSADVAKPAIAASTAAPARTEGPIPTEPRVASAAKTPQPSPAAAPAAQTPGVDATSVSMQSSRAPQDVSPVATAGESSVDRLEQPLKKDVSDHTFTVEVLPGDCVSMILKAHFQSVSHSLMARVKQLNPSLQNFDQIYPGEQLILPLGANASGSRADGNTRIVQAD; translated from the coding sequence GTGTATCTGAACTACTACGGCCTGGACAAAGAGCCGTTCCACATCACGCCGGACCCGGAGTTTCTGTTCCTCAGCCCAAGCCACAAGGAGGCGCTGGGCGCGATCCTGTACGGCGTGGAGAAGAGGAAGGGGTTCATCTCCATCACCGGCGAGATAGGCATGGGCAAAACCACGGTAGTCCGGGCCTTTATCGACGAGTGCGACCAAAGCCGCAACCGTCTGGTGTACATCTTCAATACAGGCGTCGACTTTGTCTCCCTGCTGCGCATGCTCATTGAGGAGCTCTCGCCCGAGACCGCCATCGAGCCTGGCGCCGACGAGAGCCGGCTGCTCGACCAGCTGCAGCGGATACTCATCGAGGAGTACAGCGCCGGCAGGACCGTGGTGCTGGTCATTGATGACGCCCAGGCCATGCCCGTGCAGACGCTGGAACAGCTCCGGCTGCTCTCCAACCTGGAGACGAGCAAGGACAAGCTTTTGCAGATCGTGCTCGTCGGCCAGCCCGAGCTGGAGCAGAAGCTGGAAAGCGCGGAGCTGCGGCAGCTGCGGCAGCGCATCGCCGTTCGCGCCGTGATCCGGCCCCTGACCGCGCGGGAAAGCCGGGACTACATCCAGCACCGCCTGGCCCTGGCCGGCGGCAAAGGCGCCGCCATCTTCTCGGCCGGTGCGCTCAAGTCCATCGTCCGATTTGCCAAGGGCGCGCCGCGCCTCCTGAACATCATCTGCGACAACGCGTTGATAGCCGGGTTTGCGGAGCAGCAGTCCTCCATCACGCGGAAGCTGATCCGCCACGTAATTCGGGATTACCAGGCGCGCTCCACAGTCCGGACCACCTGGATACGGCGGCCCGCCACAGCCCTTGCCGGGCTGGCGCTCGTAATTCTGGCTGTTGTGATGCTGGGCTCGAACATTTCACTGTCCAGCCAGCAGACTCAGCTTTCGGATCGGAATCAGCCGTTGCTGCCAGCGGCCGGGGCGACGGCGGTGTCCTCCGCGTCCCCGGTGAGCCCCGCAGCTCCAGCCGTTGCGGTGGAAGCAGCGAAGCCGGCGAGCAAGAGCGTGGAGAAAGCAGCGGAGCCGGAGACCGTTCCTCCGGCAGGGCGGCAGGGCGGGCTCGCAGCCAGCCTTGCGCAGCAGCAAAGCGCGGACGTAGCAAAGCCTGCGATAGCGGCTTCAACGGCGGCGCCAGCGCGAACGGAGGGGCCGATCCCGACGGAGCCTCGTGTCGCCTCGGCAGCAAAAACACCCCAACCATCACCGGCGGCTGCTCCTGCGGCGCAAACGCCGGGTGTGGACGCCACTTCCGTCTCAATGCAAAGCAGCCGTGCTCCTCAGGATGTCTCTCCCGTCGCTACGGCTGGCGAATCGTCCGTTGATCGTCTGGAACAACCGCTGAAGAAGGATGTGTCGGATCATACCTTTACAGTGGAGGTCCTGCCAGGAGACTGCGTATCCATGATCCTGAAGGCGCATTTTCAGTCTGTTTCCCATAGTCTTATGGCGCGTGTAAAGCAGCTTAATCCATCGCTGCAGAACTTTGATCAAATATACCCTGGCGAGCAGCTGATTCTTCCTCTGGGCGCGAATGCATCTGGTAGCCGTGCGGATGGGAATACCCGTATCGTGCAAGCCGATTAG
- a CDS encoding DegT/DnrJ/EryC1/StrS family aminotransferase — translation MNVPFLDIKAQNSSIASELSEAMGKVMESAAFAGGPFVKAFEDEFAAFCGVQHAVGVSNGTAALWAVLMAMGVGPGDAVITVPNTFIATVEVISLCGATPIFVDVEPGTWTMDPAKLEQAICPRVKAILPVQLYGQMADMDAILNIADKHGISVVEDAAQAHGAAYNGRRAGSMGTAGCFSFYPGKNLGACGEGGAVVTDDAELAAAVRRFREHGQSAKYYHDEIGFNARLDGLQGAVLSVKLKQLEAWNQARRENAAVYMELLDGVPGLSLPRIAEGRTHIFHLFTVQHAERDALIEHLQSKGVACGIHYPVPIHLTKAYAHLGVPAGSFPVAEQCARQTLSLPMFPELAREQIEYVAGCIKDFVS, via the coding sequence GTGAACGTTCCGTTTCTCGATATCAAAGCCCAGAACAGCTCTATAGCCAGCGAGCTTTCAGAGGCCATGGGCAAGGTCATGGAGTCCGCCGCGTTTGCCGGCGGGCCGTTTGTGAAAGCGTTCGAAGACGAGTTCGCCGCGTTCTGCGGCGTGCAACACGCTGTGGGCGTGAGCAACGGCACGGCTGCGCTGTGGGCCGTGCTCATGGCCATGGGCGTGGGACCCGGCGACGCCGTGATCACCGTGCCAAATACCTTCATCGCCACGGTGGAGGTCATCTCGCTGTGCGGGGCCACCCCGATCTTCGTGGATGTGGAGCCCGGCACCTGGACCATGGACCCGGCCAAGCTGGAGCAGGCCATCTGCCCGCGCGTGAAGGCCATTCTCCCTGTCCAGCTTTATGGACAGATGGCCGATATGGACGCCATCCTCAACATAGCGGATAAACATGGTATTTCCGTTGTTGAAGACGCAGCGCAGGCACACGGCGCAGCGTATAACGGACGCCGTGCCGGCTCCATGGGCACGGCCGGTTGCTTCAGCTTCTACCCCGGCAAGAATCTCGGCGCGTGCGGCGAAGGCGGCGCCGTGGTGACGGACGATGCCGAGCTGGCCGCTGCGGTCCGCCGCTTCCGGGAGCACGGGCAGTCCGCCAAGTACTATCACGACGAGATCGGCTTCAACGCCAGGCTCGACGGGTTGCAGGGCGCGGTGCTGTCGGTCAAGTTGAAGCAGCTCGAAGCCTGGAACCAGGCCCGGCGCGAGAACGCCGCCGTGTACATGGAGCTGCTCGACGGCGTGCCCGGTCTCTCCCTGCCCAGGATTGCCGAGGGCCGCACGCATATCTTCCATCTTTTTACGGTGCAGCACGCGGAGCGCGACGCGCTGATCGAGCATTTGCAAAGCAAAGGCGTGGCCTGCGGCATCCACTACCCCGTGCCGATTCATCTGACTAAGGCCTACGCCCACCTCGGCGTGCCGGCGGGCAGCTTCCCCGTGGCCGAGCAATGCGCGCGGCAGACCCTCTCCCTGCCCATGTTCCCGGAGCTGGCCCGGGAGCAGATCGAGTACGTGGCCGGCTGCATCAAGGACTTCGTGAGCTAG
- a CDS encoding sugar transferase, translated as MSFGQRLRGLVLHGNKPKKGPVVSICSQEEFATFVQREYNRSARTGVPFFVIEFHLVDLDTYPEIAQDLLGVLARRLRTTDEVGWCGNECIGALLIGAASMEAAVNVAEEILAAMTVEPKPVYTVHSAQDGRGSDDGAGCGPGKGAGGSAEGRGDARSGAGSGPGRDSGAMRSSEPVGLREKAKPAPITELKLMSKRAMPLWKRTMDIVIASVALVLLSPLFLAVALLIKIVSPGPVFFKQERIGYAGRRFELYKFRTMHVNIDHDVHQKYVQQLIKSARSSDEDEDKPMVKLDLGKDPRVIPFGDFLRKASIDELPQLFNVLRKEMSIVGPRPPIPYEVSEYACWQTGRFDSFPGLTGLWQVSGKNSLSFRQMARLDIRYSRQMSFWLDCRIIFLTPAVILHQMFEKKQIGAQEGSGG; from the coding sequence ATGAGCTTTGGACAACGCTTGCGTGGGCTCGTCTTGCACGGGAATAAGCCCAAGAAGGGGCCGGTTGTCAGTATTTGCAGCCAGGAGGAGTTCGCGACCTTTGTACAGCGCGAATACAATCGCTCTGCCCGCACCGGCGTCCCGTTTTTCGTTATCGAGTTCCATCTGGTCGACCTGGATACCTACCCCGAGATTGCGCAGGACCTGCTGGGCGTACTGGCGCGGCGGCTGCGGACCACGGACGAGGTCGGCTGGTGCGGCAACGAGTGCATCGGCGCGCTGCTCATCGGCGCCGCCAGCATGGAAGCCGCCGTCAATGTGGCCGAGGAGATCCTGGCGGCCATGACCGTTGAACCGAAGCCCGTGTATACCGTGCACTCTGCGCAGGACGGCAGAGGCTCTGACGACGGCGCGGGCTGTGGACCCGGCAAGGGTGCTGGTGGCTCAGCAGAGGGCAGAGGCGACGCCCGAAGCGGCGCGGGGAGCGGGCCAGGACGGGACTCGGGCGCGATGCGCAGCTCCGAACCCGTGGGCTTGCGAGAAAAGGCCAAGCCGGCGCCTATCACCGAGCTCAAGCTGATGAGCAAACGGGCCATGCCGTTGTGGAAGCGCACCATGGACATCGTCATTGCGTCCGTGGCTCTGGTGCTGCTCTCGCCGCTCTTTCTCGCCGTTGCGCTGTTGATAAAAATTGTTTCTCCGGGGCCCGTCTTCTTCAAGCAGGAACGCATCGGCTATGCCGGAAGACGGTTCGAGCTGTACAAGTTCCGCACAATGCACGTGAATATCGATCACGACGTGCATCAAAAGTATGTGCAACAGCTCATCAAAAGTGCTCGGAGCAGTGACGAGGATGAAGATAAGCCGATGGTGAAGCTGGATCTGGGCAAAGATCCACGCGTTATTCCTTTTGGGGACTTTTTGAGGAAGGCAAGTATTGACGAGCTGCCACAGCTCTTCAATGTACTGCGTAAGGAAATGAGCATTGTCGGGCCTCGCCCGCCAATACCATATGAAGTTTCGGAGTACGCCTGCTGGCAGACCGGACGATTCGACAGCTTTCCTGGTTTGACTGGATTGTGGCAGGTGAGCGGCAAGAACAGCCTGTCCTTCCGGCAGATGGCCCGGTTGGATATCCGTTACTCCAGGCAGATGTCTTTCTGGCTGGATTGCAGAATCATTTTCCTCACTCCTGCTGTCATTTTACATCAGATGTTCGAGAAAAAACAGATAGGCGCTCAGGAAGGAAGCGGGGGCTAA
- a CDS encoding O-antigen ligase family protein: MSTALHEHNLKKNILAVSIVGFAVVLGSAIALGSSSKWTLAIAVFAAVLPLMVRAMRSLEKPLFLGLVFFMATPYDINPWIRRGYGNTVLEPGITIKITAVFLAALVFIWISRVLWRKTAVDWFAPVMLPLGVLVAWGIFSLTFATYPEFTADRIPGLLTSFFLVLFMANYIDSAEKARFVMTCMALTAGFSGLLAILQYVTVAVLGLNILGSPEDFWVVGSEMIRARGLMGHPNDLGLIFVGMLPALGLFGVARLEPRFKALCLGAFILGFIALLTTLSRGSWIGFFLAIMVIIALSQRSFSRRRLRGAFVMLAILIPLLGMMAAPFAGTIVNRLSSDESDAAQSRIPLAKSALKVIQANPVEGVGLGNYKQVVLEYDPGVMIGGEDDGPLAAHNMLLYLAAELGIPALVLFLFACTSLFFKGLRGIRTRLAEINLLCLGTFAGLAGIFASSMFEDVSFGGTRFQYMCFLAGIVLGCSRFARYGGAERSVRRP, encoded by the coding sequence ATGAGCACGGCATTGCACGAGCACAACCTTAAGAAGAACATTCTGGCGGTCAGCATCGTCGGCTTTGCCGTGGTGCTGGGCTCCGCCATTGCCCTGGGGAGCTCCAGCAAATGGACCCTGGCCATAGCCGTGTTCGCCGCCGTACTGCCGCTCATGGTCCGCGCCATGAGGTCGCTGGAGAAGCCGCTGTTCCTCGGCCTGGTCTTCTTCATGGCCACGCCGTACGACATCAACCCCTGGATTCGCCGCGGCTACGGCAACACCGTGCTGGAGCCGGGCATCACCATCAAGATCACCGCGGTGTTCCTGGCTGCGCTGGTTTTCATCTGGATCAGCCGGGTGCTGTGGCGCAAGACGGCTGTGGATTGGTTCGCCCCGGTCATGCTGCCGCTGGGCGTGCTGGTGGCCTGGGGCATCTTCAGCCTGACCTTCGCAACGTACCCCGAGTTCACGGCGGATCGCATCCCCGGCCTGCTCACGTCCTTCTTCCTTGTGCTGTTCATGGCCAACTACATCGACTCCGCGGAGAAGGCCCGGTTCGTCATGACCTGCATGGCGCTCACCGCTGGTTTCAGCGGGCTCCTCGCCATCCTGCAGTACGTTACGGTAGCCGTCCTGGGGCTGAACATTCTCGGCTCGCCCGAGGACTTCTGGGTTGTGGGCTCGGAGATGATCCGCGCCAGGGGATTGATGGGCCACCCCAACGACCTCGGCCTGATATTCGTGGGCATGCTGCCGGCGCTGGGACTGTTCGGCGTCGCCAGGCTGGAGCCGCGGTTCAAGGCGCTGTGCCTCGGCGCGTTCATCCTGGGCTTCATCGCGTTGCTCACCACCCTGTCGCGCGGCAGCTGGATCGGCTTCTTCCTGGCCATCATGGTGATTATCGCGCTGTCCCAGCGCAGCTTTTCGCGCAGGAGGCTGCGCGGCGCGTTCGTGATGCTCGCCATCCTCATTCCCTTGCTGGGGATGATGGCCGCGCCGTTCGCCGGGACCATCGTCAACCGGCTGTCCTCCGATGAGTCCGACGCTGCGCAGTCGCGCATTCCCCTGGCCAAGTCGGCGCTCAAAGTCATCCAAGCGAACCCGGTGGAGGGCGTGGGCCTGGGCAACTACAAGCAGGTGGTGCTGGAGTATGATCCTGGCGTGATGATCGGCGGCGAGGACGACGGACCGCTGGCCGCACATAACATGCTGCTCTACCTGGCCGCGGAGCTCGGCATACCCGCGCTGGTCCTCTTCCTGTTCGCCTGCACGTCCCTGTTCTTCAAGGGGCTGCGCGGCATCAGGACCAGGCTGGCGGAAATAAACCTCTTGTGTCTCGGAACTTTTGCAGGCCTGGCCGGGATATTCGCTTCCTCCATGTTCGAGGACGTCTCCTTCGGCGGCACGCGCTTCCAGTACATGTGCTTTCTGGCAGGCATCGTTCTGGGCTGCTCCCGTTTTGCGCGGTACGGCGGGGCAGAGAGAAGCGTGCGCAGGCCATGA
- a CDS encoding polysaccharide deacetylase family protein: MGSFISRLLQSFNAIPILMYHRIADLAPGEDDGLCVSPAAFARQMESLHKRDVETVTMGAYRSKMRGPLGRGGRQVAITFDDGYLDNYANAFPVLARLGMTATIFLATGRVGGRSDWQGGGDKALLTWDMAREMSDDGISFQSHTHTHCDLTRCNEAQTSEELERSRKTLEDALGAPVEHLAYPYGAYDDRVAARTRQAGYATACAAGMSEGGAWALPRIAMGARTGPARFALASRPWAETLRRLKCPLD, from the coding sequence ATGGGCTCCTTCATCTCCAGGTTGCTGCAATCGTTCAACGCGATCCCGATCCTGATGTACCACCGGATTGCGGATCTGGCTCCGGGCGAGGACGACGGGCTGTGCGTCAGCCCGGCGGCGTTTGCAAGGCAGATGGAATCGCTGCACAAACGCGACGTGGAGACGGTCACCATGGGGGCGTACCGCTCGAAGATGCGCGGGCCGCTGGGCAGAGGCGGGCGTCAGGTTGCAATCACCTTTGATGACGGCTACCTGGACAACTATGCCAACGCTTTTCCTGTGCTGGCCCGGCTGGGCATGACTGCGACGATCTTTCTCGCAACCGGACGCGTGGGCGGCCGCTCGGACTGGCAGGGCGGAGGGGACAAGGCGCTGCTGACCTGGGACATGGCGCGGGAGATGTCGGACGACGGGATATCCTTCCAATCCCACACCCACACCCACTGCGACCTGACCCGGTGCAACGAGGCCCAGACCTCTGAAGAGCTGGAGCGCTCCCGGAAGACCTTGGAGGACGCGCTGGGCGCGCCGGTGGAACATCTGGCGTATCCGTACGGCGCCTATGACGACAGGGTGGCGGCCCGGACGCGGCAGGCGGGGTATGCAACCGCATGCGCAGCAGGCATGTCCGAAGGCGGGGCATGGGCCTTGCCGCGCATCGCCATGGGCGCGAGGACCGGTCCGGCGCGGTTTGCGTTGGCCTCCCGGCCGTGGGCCGAGACCTTGCGGCGGTTGAAATGCCCCCTGGATTGA
- a CDS encoding acyltransferase gives MSTQRIADDVVLGQGAVVRDFVNLYGCFIGENSRIGTFVEIQMNARIGRNCKISSHTFICEGVTIEDGVFVGHGVVFVNDKYPKAVNPDGSLQTDGDWECQATLVRAGASIGSGATILGGIVIGENALVGAGSTVTKDVPAGCTVVGNPAKILQKESKED, from the coding sequence ATGTCCACCCAGCGCATCGCTGACGACGTGGTCCTGGGCCAGGGCGCTGTTGTCCGGGATTTCGTCAATCTTTACGGCTGCTTCATCGGCGAGAACAGCCGCATCGGCACCTTTGTGGAAATTCAGATGAATGCGCGCATAGGCCGCAACTGCAAGATTTCCAGCCACACCTTTATCTGCGAGGGCGTGACCATCGAGGACGGTGTGTTTGTGGGCCACGGCGTGGTGTTCGTCAACGACAAGTACCCGAAGGCTGTGAACCCGGACGGTTCGTTGCAGACGGACGGGGACTGGGAGTGCCAAGCCACGCTGGTCCGGGCCGGCGCGTCCATCGGTTCGGGAGCAACCATTCTGGGCGGGATTGTCATCGGCGAGAATGCCCTGGTGGGCGCGGGCAGTACGGTGACCAAGGACGTGCCCGCCGGCTGCACTGTTGTCGGCAATCCGGCGAAAATTTTACAAAAAGAAAGCAAGGAAGACTGA
- a CDS encoding CpsD/CapB family tyrosine-protein kinase, whose amino-acid sequence MTKIFEALQRVEKEHKGYDSSSMQTSYGHMSNTAGSVICNSEGLSNSMVNLYQYVMTALPDMDCRIISFNESRMFEGSSVLCREFAKVLVSQLGKKVLVLDFSEHNYGTASYFNIHRNGATSQDDDAPMLNSDAVHQIESSTLYVCRARVNRDADYKPMFEALRNDYDMILLDMPPVVINPSSLVITKFLDGAILVVESEKTRWQVANKSVKSIMTHNSNILGVILNKQQYHIPQFIYNHI is encoded by the coding sequence ATGACAAAGATTTTTGAAGCACTGCAGCGTGTTGAAAAAGAGCACAAGGGTTACGATAGTAGCTCGATGCAGACCAGCTATGGGCATATGTCGAACACTGCTGGCAGCGTTATCTGCAATAGCGAGGGCCTCAGCAACTCGATGGTGAATCTTTACCAGTATGTCATGACGGCTCTGCCGGACATGGATTGCCGGATAATATCATTCAACGAGTCTCGCATGTTCGAGGGCTCTTCGGTGCTGTGCAGGGAATTCGCCAAGGTGCTCGTGTCGCAGCTTGGCAAGAAGGTGCTGGTTCTCGATTTCTCGGAGCATAATTACGGTACTGCCAGCTACTTCAATATCCATCGCAACGGCGCCACCTCACAGGATGACGATGCGCCAATGCTCAACAGCGATGCGGTGCATCAGATCGAGTCCTCCACGTTGTATGTGTGCAGGGCCCGCGTGAACCGTGACGCCGACTATAAGCCGATGTTCGAGGCATTGCGGAACGATTACGACATGATTCTCCTCGACATGCCTCCTGTTGTCATTAATCCGAGCAGTCTTGTCATTACGAAATTCCTAGACGGCGCAATTCTGGTGGTTGAATCCGAAAAGACGCGTTGGCAGGTGGCCAACAAGTCTGTCAAGTCTATCATGACGCATAATAGTAACATTCTTGGGGTAATTCTCAACAAGCAGCAATATCATATACCACAGTTTATTTATAATCACATTTAG
- a CDS encoding flippase translates to MSRKRFLGNAAILIATEVLVKILGIVITVLIARFLGVEQFGLLAFAYATSEMFLIVFDFGFDRMAVRDVARKPQRASRFLVNISVIKGGLYLPAALCCMLFVSLRGQDHGSLFVIMLAFLAVAAQRHMWFICSLFRAGQIMMREGQVRFVFASCSFMLSVVLLLLHFGLKEILFARLAALTLAIGLALYFAKRDLGLRWVRPDKRYAKRLLVRGIPFALMVICINLNMFLPTVALGMFQGDAAAGIYAAGLKLVEPFGMLPEAMSWAILPALSLAWGRSEAEFSTTLHDGLRYLSLLSLPLAVGILFVGRDAVVLIFGQEYLKSAAVLSLLALSLVPDYMNSLFSSMLMSMNRERTALRVSAAGAACTLIACVGLIPAFGPAGAAAACLISESLMFVVLVRLLHKSLRLGPLLACMGRIAVATAVMAGALVLMDSLGWNLFVRVPLAMAVYAAALVFVVREVSTHEARTGIDMLASRLPGKLRRSEP, encoded by the coding sequence ATGAGCAGGAAACGGTTCCTCGGCAACGCCGCCATCCTCATCGCGACCGAAGTCCTGGTCAAGATCCTCGGCATCGTCATCACCGTGCTCATCGCGCGGTTTCTGGGCGTGGAGCAGTTCGGCCTGCTGGCCTTTGCCTATGCCACGTCCGAGATGTTTCTGATCGTCTTCGACTTCGGGTTCGACAGGATGGCCGTGCGGGACGTGGCCAGAAAGCCGCAACGGGCCAGCCGCTTCCTGGTCAACATCTCGGTCATCAAGGGAGGGCTCTACCTGCCGGCCGCGCTGTGCTGCATGCTTTTCGTCTCCCTGCGCGGGCAGGACCACGGCTCGCTGTTCGTCATCATGCTGGCCTTCCTGGCCGTGGCTGCGCAACGGCATATGTGGTTCATCTGCTCCTTGTTCCGCGCCGGACAGATCATGATGCGGGAAGGGCAGGTGCGGTTCGTCTTCGCCTCCTGCTCCTTTATGCTCAGCGTCGTGTTGCTGCTGCTTCACTTCGGACTCAAAGAGATTTTGTTCGCCAGGCTGGCCGCCCTGACGCTGGCCATCGGCCTGGCCCTGTATTTTGCGAAACGGGACCTCGGGCTGCGCTGGGTCCGGCCCGATAAGCGCTACGCCAAGCGACTGCTCGTCCGCGGCATCCCGTTCGCGCTCATGGTCATCTGCATCAACCTGAACATGTTTCTGCCCACGGTGGCACTGGGCATGTTCCAGGGCGACGCCGCGGCCGGGATCTACGCCGCTGGCCTGAAGCTCGTGGAGCCGTTCGGCATGCTGCCGGAGGCCATGAGCTGGGCCATCCTGCCGGCGCTGTCCCTGGCCTGGGGGCGGTCCGAGGCCGAGTTCTCGACCACGCTGCATGACGGCCTGCGTTATCTTTCGCTGCTCAGCCTGCCCCTGGCCGTGGGCATCCTGTTCGTGGGGCGCGACGCCGTGGTGCTCATCTTCGGGCAGGAGTACCTCAAGAGCGCCGCGGTGCTGTCTCTGCTGGCGCTGTCCCTGGTGCCGGACTACATGAACTCCCTGTTCAGCTCCATGCTCATGTCCATGAATCGGGAGCGGACCGCCCTCCGGGTATCCGCGGCCGGCGCGGCCTGCACGCTGATCGCCTGCGTAGGGCTCATCCCTGCGTTCGGCCCGGCCGGCGCGGCCGCCGCCTGCCTGATCTCCGAGAGCCTGATGTTCGTTGTCCTGGTCCGGCTGCTGCATAAATCGTTGCGGCTTGGTCCGCTGCTGGCGTGCATGGGACGCATAGCCGTGGCTACTGCCGTAATGGCCGGCGCGCTGGTGCTGATGGACAGTCTGGGCTGGAACCTCTTTGTGCGGGTGCCGCTGGCCATGGCCGTGTATGCGGCTGCTCTGGTCTTCGTGGTTCGGGAGGTGAGCACCCACGAGGCCCGCACTGGCATCGACATGCTCGCCAGCCGCCTGCCCGGCAAGCTGCGCAGGAGCGAGCCATGA
- a CDS encoding Gfo/Idh/MocA family protein has product MLNIAVVGCGYWGPNHVRNFNNLTDCAVTRVCDLDSKRLAHITKLYGTITPTNDYDELLADSSVDAVVISTPVSLHYSMAKKALKSGKHVLIEKPMTKTSAEAIELIELARKKNLKLMVGHTFIYNPVVSKIKEIIADGALGDILYISSRRLNLGLFQSDINVAWDLAPHDISIILHLMEKYPESVNCQGKGNIREDIEDITNMTLNFDGRGFATIQSSWLDPNKVREMTIVGSRRMLVYNDMESMEKIKIFDKRVENPPYYDTFADFHFSYHYGDVYAPYVKQIETLQIQCQHFIDCILKDHDPQSSGLHGLQVVRILEAATASLRNGGAKVDLAEERMLAAVGA; this is encoded by the coding sequence ATGCTGAATATAGCAGTGGTTGGTTGTGGATACTGGGGACCAAACCATGTTCGCAACTTCAATAATCTGACGGACTGTGCTGTTACACGCGTATGCGACCTGGACAGCAAGCGCCTTGCGCACATCACAAAGCTGTACGGGACCATCACTCCTACGAACGACTATGATGAGCTCCTGGCAGACAGCAGCGTGGATGCCGTGGTGATATCCACACCAGTAAGCCTGCATTACTCCATGGCCAAGAAGGCATTGAAGTCCGGCAAGCACGTGCTTATCGAGAAGCCGATGACAAAGACATCGGCCGAAGCAATAGAGCTTATAGAGCTGGCGCGAAAGAAAAATCTCAAGCTTATGGTCGGTCACACCTTTATCTACAATCCAGTGGTGAGCAAGATAAAGGAAATCATCGCGGATGGTGCCTTGGGCGACATCCTGTACATCTCCAGCCGACGCCTCAACCTCGGTCTGTTCCAATCCGACATCAATGTGGCCTGGGACCTTGCGCCGCATGATATCTCCATAATTCTCCACCTCATGGAGAAGTACCCCGAGTCCGTGAACTGTCAGGGCAAGGGCAACATCCGCGAAGATATCGAAGACATCACGAACATGACGCTGAACTTCGATGGCAGGGGGTTCGCCACCATACAGAGCAGCTGGCTGGACCCCAACAAGGTCCGCGAGATGACCATTGTAGGCAGCAGAAGAATGCTTGTGTACAACGACATGGAGTCCATGGAGAAGATCAAGATATTCGACAAGCGTGTCGAGAACCCGCCGTACTATGATACCTTTGCCGACTTCCACTTCTCGTACCATTACGGCGACGTCTACGCGCCATATGTGAAGCAGATTGAGACGCTGCAGATACAGTGCCAGCACTTCATCGACTGCATTCTCAAAGATCACGATCCGCAGTCCAGCGGCTTGCACGGCCTCCAGGTTGTCCGGATTCTCGAAGCCGCCACGGCATCGCTCCGCAATGGCGGCGCCAAGGTGGATCTGGCCGAGGAGCGCATGCTCGCAGCGGTGGGAGCCTGA